The Gilliamella apicola genome window below encodes:
- the yihI gene encoding Der GTPase-activating protein YihI, translating to MLKTKSKQKPKKSRQEINEESRELKRKRKHKGLPSGSRFNNTDNNKNNNTQKAVKDPRIGSKTPIALVVDTNTTKVVKQPKPKKAVLSPQQELEQLENDPKLDMLLDLVEQNGKLTKEQQTYLDSRLNRIDELMQELGYTDDDFEDLDDEKEDIVSLLKRN from the coding sequence ATGTTAAAAACTAAATCGAAACAAAAACCCAAAAAAAGCCGTCAAGAAATTAATGAAGAGTCTCGCGAACTCAAACGTAAACGCAAACATAAAGGTTTGCCTAGTGGTTCACGCTTTAATAATACAGATAATAACAAAAATAACAATACTCAAAAAGCAGTAAAAGATCCACGTATAGGCAGTAAAACGCCGATTGCTTTAGTCGTTGATACAAATACCACTAAAGTAGTTAAACAACCTAAACCTAAAAAAGCAGTTCTATCACCCCAACAAGAATTAGAGCAACTTGAAAACGATCCTAAACTGGATATGTTACTCGATTTAGTTGAACAAAATGGCAAATTGACTAAGGAGCAACAGACTTATTTGGACAGCAGATTAAATCGAATTGATGAACTGATGCAAGAATTGGGTTATACCGACGATGATTTTGAAGATCTTGATGATGAGAAAGAAGATATTGTTAGTTTATTAAAACGTAATTAA
- a CDS encoding alpha-2-macroglobulin family protein: protein MRLIKYLVILSLFLSLCVQAKNNGQATNITDNRKNSTTQNSSVNSQSPNVFNPTPELIEKYKDKKLEVFDCSEMIIDGSSTLVVTFSVPLLPKLNFSNLLRLVDKETGVVDGDWELSNNGLELRHRYLAPNRKLKLTIDKMLTAINDNSLKSVYEKELTTRDRQPLVNFASTGLLLPSKSMSGLPVTTLNINKVDINFFKIKPEKLSDFIDNFGFINSLYDWRSEELNRYADLVYSSRFDLNPKPNVQETVLVNLSKISELKQEGVYVAVMNQAGTYNESNPATIFSISNIGVSVHNYKNNKFAVMAHGLDNGKPLANVEISCHGKENMDCDRFLEKTDKDGYAEFTLETHDDNWILLANDGKQTSFIYVDRNALNLTEFDLSGTPYSHAQLFVFGPRDLYRPDETVYFNALLRDADGQPLPNQPIIADAISTDGRVVKNFQLKSSTNTNGLYQANFVIPSDAATGKWSIRFNLGDDIYRYWYFNVEEFLPERMAMEVSSSSEGPILGDEDVYFNIKGWYLYGAPASDNRLNANVYLKKVDSIAGLADFKIGSATDGTLYSELGSFEEKLDNGGLTQLHINKSNWSNLRSPVKVVLQASLLDSGGRPVTRYATQTIWPASKLPAIRALFGDSPYYDWNSDNYYERPTVDMGTNAEFEIAYVDLDGNKLATNSLKTRLVREHREYYWTWSSEDGWQLNHNSSEIVISEDQLSIEKDSTTKISYLTSDYGSYRVEVIDDKSKVVTSFRFWSGYDWEDNTRGTKSVRPDQVKLSIDKPFYLVGDVAKVNVQAPVAGSGYISLETNDGIIWKKAITVGEKGLDVDIPIKDWGRHDIYINAMIIRPSTNAAVQTVKRAIGLLYLPTDTTNRHLNISINAPKQVKPESTVPIKIKMDEKFIQKDKKVTVLVSAVDSGVLNITDYVTPDPYVGFLGRKRYDVDIFDVYGKLIEASGRNVNMSFGGDAMGAGGKKPSNEVLIVAQQLKTIQLNDKGEGVIDLPLPNFNGELRIMAQAWDDNRFGKAEKTMKVAAPVIAELTTPRFLSGGDQAVLALDLHNLTDTAQNMQVEVSTTGLIHQNDVKSIPVRLDSKQKNIIQIPIVADYGYGKGTINIDVKGIVIDNNSDFDIHRSWTIGVRPAYAATTRYFEVVLDEKKSWKLPDEALMGLIENTIEGQLVISNQPPLNIAQYIKSLFAYPYGCLEQTTSGLFPSLYANSEQLAQLGIKTDSDDKRREKIQKGISRILSMQRSNGSFGLWSNHSEEEHWLTVYATDFLLQAKERGYQVNDKALDAAMSRLGEYIYDNSAFNNLYYYKDENALEFEKFSIKAYALMILSKQNKITSAMRNEINYLLDKISKDKSFIYSPLPLAQLAVSAKLNGLTSVYDQLLPLIFTTPYNYSTWRGNYGSEVRDQALILSLLIENDMDTKNQPIYLSILSELLKNKRYYSTQELNSLFIAGWSLEQHKKDDKFKLAINDSVVEVNSVSSNSYNYEDLSQGLSINNSEHDKPLYVKFSLSGYGKTPPAPTSNDGFFNITRTYYDLHGNEINPSQLEVGSMMVVILDVTSKEPVHDALIVDYLPAGLELENQNLSNSSVNLSSIPGVSDLLKDDDVSQLKYQEFRDDRYVAAVNIQNYKERQKYHKRVAYLVRAVTTGNYMIPYPYVESMYRPDRFAIGQSPDLMTISVPNKESN from the coding sequence ATGAGATTAATTAAATATTTAGTAATTTTGAGCTTGTTTTTAAGCCTGTGTGTACAAGCCAAAAACAACGGGCAAGCGACAAATATAACAGATAACAGAAAAAATAGCACAACTCAAAACTCAAGTGTTAATTCGCAATCACCTAACGTATTTAATCCAACACCAGAATTAATCGAAAAATATAAAGATAAAAAACTAGAAGTTTTTGATTGTTCGGAGATGATTATTGATGGGTCAAGTACTTTAGTCGTGACTTTTTCAGTTCCACTTCTTCCAAAATTGAATTTTTCAAATTTACTTAGATTAGTTGACAAGGAAACAGGTGTCGTTGATGGCGACTGGGAATTATCTAATAATGGTTTGGAACTAAGACATCGTTATCTTGCACCAAATCGTAAATTAAAGTTAACCATTGATAAAATGTTAACGGCGATCAATGACAATAGCTTAAAATCAGTTTATGAAAAAGAATTAACTACTCGTGATCGTCAACCATTAGTAAATTTTGCAAGTACTGGATTATTATTACCGAGTAAATCCATGAGTGGATTACCTGTGACCACATTGAATATTAATAAAGTCGACATTAACTTTTTTAAAATTAAGCCAGAAAAATTAAGTGATTTTATTGATAACTTTGGTTTTATTAATTCGCTATACGATTGGCGGTCAGAAGAGTTGAATAGGTATGCTGATTTAGTTTACTCATCACGTTTTGATCTTAATCCTAAACCTAATGTTCAAGAAACTGTTTTAGTCAATCTTTCTAAAATTAGTGAACTTAAGCAAGAAGGCGTTTATGTTGCAGTGATGAATCAAGCAGGTACTTACAATGAATCAAATCCAGCAACCATATTTTCAATAAGTAATATTGGCGTTTCAGTTCATAATTACAAAAACAATAAATTTGCGGTTATGGCTCATGGTTTGGATAATGGTAAACCTCTTGCAAATGTTGAAATATCTTGTCATGGAAAAGAGAACATGGATTGTGATCGTTTTTTAGAAAAAACGGATAAAGATGGTTACGCTGAATTTACCTTGGAAACCCATGATGACAATTGGATATTACTTGCCAATGATGGAAAACAAACTTCATTTATATATGTAGATCGCAATGCCCTTAATTTGACTGAATTCGATTTATCAGGTACACCTTATTCTCATGCTCAATTATTTGTTTTTGGTCCACGAGATCTTTACCGTCCAGATGAAACCGTCTATTTTAATGCTTTATTGCGTGATGCAGATGGACAACCATTGCCTAATCAACCAATTATTGCCGATGCGATTTCAACTGATGGGCGTGTGGTCAAAAATTTTCAATTAAAAAGCAGTACTAATACCAATGGTTTATATCAGGCAAATTTTGTCATTCCATCTGATGCGGCAACAGGTAAATGGTCAATTCGTTTTAATTTAGGTGATGATATTTATCGTTATTGGTATTTCAATGTGGAAGAATTTTTGCCAGAACGTATGGCGATGGAAGTAAGCAGTTCATCAGAAGGTCCAATATTAGGCGATGAAGATGTTTACTTTAATATCAAAGGTTGGTATTTGTATGGTGCACCAGCATCAGATAATCGCCTAAATGCTAATGTTTATTTAAAGAAGGTTGATTCCATTGCCGGATTAGCCGATTTCAAAATTGGTTCAGCGACAGATGGTACTCTTTATAGTGAACTTGGTTCTTTTGAAGAAAAATTAGATAACGGTGGCTTAACCCAGCTTCATATTAACAAGAGTAATTGGTCAAATTTACGTTCTCCAGTGAAAGTAGTTTTACAAGCGAGTTTACTCGATTCAGGAGGTAGACCAGTTACGCGTTATGCAACTCAAACCATTTGGCCAGCAAGTAAATTACCAGCTATCCGAGCATTGTTTGGCGATTCACCTTATTATGATTGGAACAGTGATAATTATTATGAGCGCCCTACCGTTGATATGGGGACTAATGCGGAATTTGAAATTGCTTATGTCGATCTAGACGGTAACAAACTAGCCACAAATTCCTTAAAGACAAGATTGGTTCGTGAACATCGTGAATATTATTGGACTTGGTCAAGTGAAGATGGCTGGCAACTTAATCATAATTCCAGTGAGATTGTTATTTCGGAAGATCAGCTATCAATTGAAAAGGATAGTACGACTAAAATAAGCTATTTAACCAGTGATTATGGATCTTATCGTGTTGAAGTGATCGATGACAAGTCTAAAGTAGTGACAAGTTTTCGCTTTTGGTCAGGTTATGATTGGGAGGATAATACACGGGGTACGAAATCAGTACGTCCCGATCAAGTTAAGTTAAGTATTGATAAACCATTTTACCTTGTCGGTGATGTGGCTAAAGTCAATGTTCAAGCCCCAGTTGCAGGTTCTGGTTATATTTCTCTTGAAACGAATGATGGTATCATTTGGAAAAAAGCAATTACTGTTGGCGAAAAAGGTTTAGATGTCGATATACCAATTAAAGATTGGGGAAGACATGATATTTATATTAATGCCATGATAATCCGCCCATCAACTAATGCTGCCGTACAAACAGTAAAACGAGCGATTGGTTTGCTTTATTTACCTACTGATACAACAAATCGACATTTAAATATTTCAATAAATGCACCAAAACAAGTAAAACCAGAAAGTACTGTGCCAATTAAAATCAAAATGGATGAAAAATTTATCCAAAAAGATAAAAAAGTCACAGTGTTAGTTTCAGCTGTTGATTCTGGTGTATTAAATATTACTGATTATGTTACGCCAGATCCTTATGTTGGATTTTTAGGGCGTAAACGTTATGATGTCGATATTTTTGATGTTTATGGTAAGTTAATTGAAGCTTCAGGGCGTAATGTTAACATGAGTTTTGGTGGTGATGCGATGGGCGCTGGCGGGAAAAAACCGTCTAATGAAGTTCTTATTGTTGCTCAACAATTGAAAACCATTCAGTTAAATGACAAAGGTGAAGGTGTTATTGATTTACCATTACCTAATTTTAATGGTGAATTGCGCATCATGGCGCAAGCATGGGATGACAATCGTTTTGGTAAAGCAGAAAAAACGATGAAAGTTGCCGCTCCTGTTATTGCAGAATTAACAACTCCGCGCTTTTTGTCTGGAGGAGATCAAGCAGTATTAGCGTTAGATCTTCATAATTTGACTGATACGGCTCAAAATATGCAAGTTGAGGTATCAACCACAGGGTTGATTCATCAAAATGATGTAAAATCTATTCCTGTCAGACTTGATAGCAAACAAAAAAATATTATTCAAATACCTATTGTTGCAGATTATGGTTATGGTAAAGGTACTATAAATATAGATGTGAAAGGAATTGTTATTGATAATAATTCAGATTTTGATATTCATCGTTCATGGACTATCGGTGTAAGACCAGCTTATGCTGCAACTACAAGATATTTTGAAGTAGTGCTAGATGAAAAGAAAAGTTGGAAATTACCTGACGAAGCGTTAATGGGACTGATTGAAAATACCATTGAAGGGCAATTAGTTATCTCTAATCAACCACCACTGAATATCGCTCAATATATCAAAAGTTTATTTGCCTATCCTTATGGCTGTTTAGAACAGACAACCAGTGGATTGTTCCCATCTTTATATGCTAACAGTGAACAGCTTGCACAGTTAGGTATTAAAACGGATTCTGATGATAAACGCCGAGAAAAAATTCAAAAAGGTATTTCACGTATTTTATCAATGCAACGTAGTAATGGTAGTTTTGGTTTATGGAGTAATCATAGTGAGGAAGAACATTGGCTTACTGTTTATGCTACTGACTTTTTATTGCAAGCTAAAGAGCGTGGTTATCAGGTAAATGATAAAGCTCTTGATGCAGCAATGTCGCGTCTTGGTGAATATATTTATGATAATTCTGCATTTAATAATCTTTATTATTATAAGGATGAAAATGCACTTGAGTTTGAAAAATTCTCTATTAAAGCTTATGCGTTGATGATACTATCTAAACAAAATAAGATTACCTCAGCGATGCGTAATGAAATTAATTATTTATTAGATAAGATCAGCAAGGATAAATCATTTATCTATAGTCCGTTACCTTTGGCTCAATTAGCCGTAAGCGCGAAGTTAAATGGTTTGACATCTGTTTATGATCAATTATTACCATTAATCTTCACTACTCCATATAACTACAGCACATGGCGGGGTAATTATGGTAGCGAGGTTCGTGATCAAGCATTAATTTTATCGTTATTGATAGAAAACGACATGGACACAAAAAATCAACCGATTTATCTATCTATTTTATCAGAATTGTTAAAAAATAAACGTTATTACTCAACTCAGGAGTTAAATTCATTATTTATTGCTGGTTGGTCATTAGAGCAACATAAAAAAGATGATAAATTTAAATTGGCAATAAATGATAGTGTTGTTGAGGTTAATTCAGTCTCTTCTAATTCCTATAATTATGAAGACTTAAGTCAAGGGTTATCTATCAATAATTCAGAACATGATAAACCACTTTATGTTAAATTCTCTCTTTCTGGGTATGGAAAAACGCCACCGGCACCAACATCGAACGATGGTTTTTTCAATATTACTCGAACCTATTACGATCTACATGGCAACGAAATAAACCCATCACAATTAGAAGTGGGTTCCATGATGGTTGTGATTTTAGATGTAACATCGAAAGAACCCGTTCATGATGCATTGATTGTTGATTACTTACCAGCTGGGTTAGAACTTGAAAATCAGAATCTTTCAAATAGTAGCGTTAATTTATCATCAATTCCTGGTGTATCTGATTTATTGAAAGATGATGATGTAAGTCAACTTAAATATCAGGAATTTAGAGATGATAGATATGTTGCTGCTGTTAATATCCAAAATTATAAGGAACGCCAAAAATATCATAAACGTGTTGCTTATTTAGTGAGAGCGGTAACAACAGGTAATTACATGATTCCTTATCCTTATGTTGAATCTATGTACCGCCCTGATCGTTTTGCAATCGGACAATCACCAGATTTGATGACGATATCTGTTCCTAATAAAGAAAGTAATTAA
- the queC gene encoding 7-cyano-7-deazaguanine synthase QueC produces the protein MKNRKALVIFSGGQDSTTCLLQAIADYGRENVETISFQYGQRHSIELDKAKWIAKDLGVKQTVIDTSVIKQTTNNALIDDSQEIKAAQDGDYPNTFVDGRNMLFLLLAGCYAKQQGIKDIIIGVCETDFSGYPDCRDIFIKSMNVSMNLAMDFTFNIKTPLMYLTKAQTWEMADKLGYLDYVRQNTHTCYYGVEGGCGKCPSCVLRDKGLQEYLDRN, from the coding sequence ATGAAAAACCGTAAAGCACTCGTGATATTTTCTGGTGGGCAAGATTCGACTACGTGTTTACTACAAGCCATTGCCGATTATGGGCGTGAGAATGTCGAAACTATCAGTTTTCAATATGGTCAACGTCATAGTATTGAATTAGATAAAGCTAAATGGATTGCAAAAGATTTAGGTGTCAAGCAAACTGTAATTGATACATCAGTTATTAAACAGACGACCAATAACGCTTTGATTGATGACTCACAAGAAATTAAAGCTGCGCAAGATGGCGATTACCCTAATACGTTTGTCGATGGTCGTAATATGCTGTTTTTATTGTTAGCAGGTTGTTATGCCAAACAGCAAGGTATTAAAGATATTATTATCGGCGTATGTGAAACAGATTTTAGTGGTTATCCCGATTGTCGAGATATTTTTATTAAATCTATGAATGTTTCTATGAACTTAGCAATGGATTTTACGTTTAATATTAAAACACCGTTGATGTATCTTACTAAAGCTCAAACATGGGAAATGGCTGATAAATTGGGTTATCTTGATTATGTTCGCCAAAATACCCATACCTGTTATTACGGTGTAGAAGGTGGATGCGGTAAATGTCCAAGTTGTGTGCTTCGTGATAAAGGTCTACAAGAATATCTAGACAGAAACTAA
- the queF gene encoding preQ(1) synthase, whose translation MSNVTLLGDQSVRYPTTYSPEILETFDNKHPGNDYFVKFNCPEFTSLCPITGQPDFATIYISYVPNIKMVESKSLKLYLFSFRNHGDYHEDCINIIMKDLIKLMDPKYIEVWGKFTPRGGISIDPYANYGKADTRWEQIAFNRLANHDLYPEKVDNR comes from the coding sequence ATGAGTAACGTTACATTATTAGGCGATCAGTCTGTTCGCTATCCAACAACCTATAGCCCAGAAATTCTGGAAACTTTTGATAATAAACATCCTGGTAATGATTATTTTGTTAAATTTAATTGCCCGGAATTTACTAGTCTTTGTCCTATTACTGGGCAGCCTGATTTTGCCACAATTTATATTTCTTATGTGCCTAACATCAAAATGGTTGAAAGCAAATCTCTTAAGCTGTACCTGTTTAGCTTTCGTAATCATGGTGATTACCATGAAGATTGCATCAATATCATTATGAAAGATCTGATCAAATTAATGGATCCTAAATACATCGAAGTGTGGGGTAAATTCACACCACGTGGAGGTATTTCAATTGATCCTTATGCTAATTATGGTAAAGCTGATACTCGGTGGGAGCAAATTGCGTTCAATCGTTTAGCTAATCATGATCTCTATCCTGAAAAAGTAGATAATCGCTAA
- a CDS encoding 7-cyano-7-deazaguanine/7-aminomethyl-7-deazaguanine transporter — protein MYLNVHSPLVEKQFTRQQKHKALVWLAIFHIIVIASSNYLVQIPFDIFEFHTTWGAFTFPFIFLTTDLTIRIFGASLARKIIFVVMIPALLFSYLISVLFFETHWVGWSALTQFNSFVFRIALASFAAYLVGQLMDITVFNYLRKNRSWWVAPSASAIFGNGIDTIVFFAIAFYKTSDEFMANHWVEISLVDYSFKILICGLFFLPLYGIILNFILKKLTAKKQ, from the coding sequence ATGTATTTGAATGTTCATTCACCACTGGTTGAAAAACAGTTTACTCGACAGCAAAAGCATAAAGCACTAGTCTGGTTGGCTATTTTTCATATTATCGTTATTGCTTCCAGTAACTATCTGGTGCAAATTCCATTTGATATTTTTGAATTTCATACTACTTGGGGTGCCTTTACTTTTCCGTTTATTTTTTTAACCACTGATTTAACTATCCGTATTTTTGGTGCCAGTTTGGCAAGAAAAATTATTTTTGTGGTTATGATTCCCGCTTTACTATTTTCGTATCTGATTTCGGTTCTATTCTTCGAAACCCATTGGGTAGGTTGGTCAGCATTGACACAATTTAATAGCTTTGTTTTTCGAATAGCATTAGCCAGTTTTGCGGCTTATTTAGTTGGGCAATTAATGGATATTACTGTTTTTAACTATTTAAGAAAAAATCGGTCTTGGTGGGTCGCGCCCTCAGCTTCAGCAATCTTTGGTAATGGTATTGATACTATTGTCTTTTTTGCTATTGCTTTTTACAAAACTAGTGATGAATTTATGGCTAATCATTGGGTCGAAATTTCGTTAGTGGATTATAGTTTTAAAATTTTAATTTGTGGTTTGTTCTTTTTACCATTATATGGAATTATTTTGAATTTTATCCTCAAAAAATTAACTGCGAAAAAGCAATAA
- the hemN gene encoding oxygen-independent coproporphyrinogen III oxidase has product MTETQLWDQALIEKYNYSGPRYTSYPTALEFNESYNEQDFLNATSRYPTQPLSLYVHIPFCHKLCYFCGCNKLITRQTHKVTKYLDILDIEIAKRAKLFESRIVTQMHWGGGTPTFLTDQEISRLITSLKSHFNFADNAELSIEIDPREITPQTIDHLANVGFNRLSMGIQDFNHEIQNLINRKQDENLIRSLIDQARKNRFHSISLDLIYGLPKQTVASFTETLNKVIDISPDRLSVFNYAHLPSRFAAQRKIKDNDLPNAAQKLLILQTSIEKLTQAGYQYIGMDHFAKPTDELALAQKNNKLHRNFQGYTTQGDADLLGLGVSSISMLGDSYAQNQKDLNIYQQQVEQIGNGLWKGFTLDRDDLIRRDVIKQLICHFYLDKKMIEQQYHINFEDYFAEDLALLQPLQKDGLVIIHGDTIEVPLKGHLLIRNICMCFDIYMRKMARQQQFSRVI; this is encoded by the coding sequence ATGACTGAAACACAATTATGGGATCAGGCCTTAATTGAAAAATATAACTATTCTGGTCCAAGATATACTTCGTATCCCACTGCACTTGAATTTAATGAAAGTTATAATGAACAGGATTTTTTGAACGCGACTTCTCGTTACCCTACTCAACCATTATCCTTATACGTACACATTCCGTTTTGTCATAAACTTTGTTATTTTTGTGGCTGTAACAAACTTATTACTCGTCAAACACATAAAGTCACTAAATACCTTGATATTTTAGATATTGAAATAGCAAAACGCGCCAAACTTTTTGAAAGTAGAATTGTCACCCAAATGCACTGGGGAGGAGGAACACCCACCTTTTTAACGGATCAAGAAATTAGCCGATTAATTACCTCTTTAAAATCCCATTTTAACTTTGCTGATAATGCCGAGCTGTCAATTGAGATCGATCCTCGTGAAATTACGCCACAAACTATCGATCATTTAGCCAATGTTGGCTTTAATCGCTTAAGCATGGGGATTCAGGATTTTAATCATGAGATCCAAAATCTTATTAATCGTAAACAAGATGAAAATTTAATTCGGTCATTAATCGATCAAGCTCGCAAAAATCGTTTTCATTCAATCAGCCTTGATTTAATTTATGGATTACCCAAACAAACGGTTGCAAGCTTTACTGAAACACTCAATAAAGTGATTGATATCTCACCAGATCGCCTAAGTGTATTCAATTATGCACATTTACCAAGTCGCTTTGCAGCTCAACGCAAAATTAAAGATAACGATTTGCCCAATGCTGCGCAAAAATTATTGATTTTACAAACCAGTATTGAAAAGCTAACCCAAGCAGGCTATCAATATATTGGTATGGATCATTTTGCTAAACCAACCGATGAACTCGCGCTTGCTCAAAAGAACAATAAATTACATCGAAACTTTCAGGGTTATACCACACAAGGCGATGCAGATTTGCTAGGATTAGGTGTCTCTTCAATTAGTATGTTAGGCGATAGTTATGCGCAAAATCAAAAAGATCTTAACATCTACCAGCAACAAGTTGAACAGATCGGTAATGGTTTATGGAAAGGCTTCACATTAGATCGTGATGACCTTATCCGTCGCGATGTGATAAAACAATTAATTTGTCATTTTTACCTTGATAAGAAAATGATTGAACAGCAATACCATATTAATTTCGAAGATTATTTTGCCGAAGATTTAGCTCTTTTACAGCCATTGCAGAAAGATGGATTGGTCATCATTCATGGCGATACGATTGAAGTTCCTCTTAAAGGTCACTTACTGATCCGTAATATCTGCATGTGTTTTGATATCTACATGCGTAAAATGGCAAGACAACAACAGTTTTCGCGAGTAATTTAA
- a CDS encoding DUF1090 domain-containing protein: MKSAIGLLSKLSIITLVTAFSVNSYASSNDAHEELTCDAKKQAIETKIEQAKKANNTFEVTGLEKALQQVDTNCSDETLEQKYKRLVDEKSKNVSDKIKELAEKTKEYEKDGVDANQDKIDALKSKLHGAEKELSEAKNNLADYYENAKTK; encoded by the coding sequence ATGAAATCAGCAATAGGGTTATTAAGTAAATTAAGCATTATCACTTTAGTTACGGCTTTTTCTGTAAATAGTTATGCATCAAGTAATGATGCACATGAAGAATTGACTTGCGATGCTAAAAAGCAAGCAATCGAAACAAAAATAGAACAAGCTAAAAAAGCCAATAATACTTTTGAAGTAACAGGACTTGAAAAAGCACTTCAACAAGTTGATACCAATTGTTCCGATGAAACATTGGAACAAAAATATAAAAGATTAGTGGATGAAAAAAGCAAAAATGTTTCTGACAAAATCAAAGAATTAGCCGAAAAAACGAAAGAGTATGAAAAAGATGGTGTTGATGCGAATCAAGATAAAATTGATGCATTAAAATCTAAATTACATGGTGCAGAAAAAGAACTTTCTGAAGCAAAAAATAACCTAGCGGATTATTATGAAAATGCTAAAACTAAATAA
- the coaA gene encoding type I pantothenate kinase — translation MNNHLSPYMQFSRKEWASLRNAEPMTLTPGELVSLQGINEDLSMDEVSEIYLPLSRLLNFYISNSFSRQAVLSKFLGKSQKIPYIIGIAGSVAVGKSTTARVLQALLTRWPEHRKVALVTTDGFLYPNKCLEERGIMNKKGFPQSYNLKKLINFVADIKSGQAEVKAPVYSHLVYDIVENEEIVIDSPDILILEGLNVLQGAVNYTQAHNRVFVSDYVDFSIYVDADLSLLHQWYVNRFLKFRAGAFSDPNSYFKHYSKLPEQEAINIANRLWRDINELNLVENILPTRERASLILTKGEDHKVDYVQLRK, via the coding sequence ATGAATAATCATTTGAGTCCTTACATGCAATTCAGCCGTAAAGAATGGGCAAGTTTGCGTAATGCGGAACCAATGACATTAACACCTGGAGAACTCGTTTCTTTACAGGGAATCAATGAAGATTTATCAATGGATGAAGTGAGTGAAATTTACCTACCTTTATCAAGATTGCTCAATTTTTATATTAGTAATAGTTTTAGTCGGCAGGCTGTATTATCCAAATTTTTAGGTAAAAGCCAAAAAATTCCTTATATAATTGGTATTGCTGGCAGTGTTGCTGTTGGTAAAAGTACTACAGCTCGTGTATTACAGGCACTGTTAACTCGCTGGCCTGAACATAGAAAAGTAGCTTTAGTTACAACGGACGGTTTTTTATATCCGAATAAATGCCTTGAGGAGCGAGGCATTATGAATAAAAAAGGTTTTCCACAATCTTACAATCTTAAAAAGCTAATTAACTTTGTTGCCGATATTAAATCAGGACAAGCGGAAGTCAAAGCGCCAGTTTATTCGCATTTAGTTTATGATATTGTAGAAAATGAAGAGATTGTGATTGATAGCCCTGACATTTTAATTTTGGAAGGATTGAACGTATTACAAGGTGCGGTCAATTATACTCAAGCACATAATCGAGTATTTGTTTCAGATTATGTCGATTTTTCAATATACGTTGATGCTGATTTATCTTTATTACATCAGTGGTATGTGAACCGTTTTTTAAAATTTAGAGCAGGGGCTTTTAGTGATCCTAATTCATACTTTAAACACTATTCTAAATTGCCAGAACAAGAGGCAATCAATATTGCCAATCGCTTATGGCGCGATATAAACGAATTAAATTTAGTTGAAAACATTTTACCAACCCGCGAAAGAGCCAGTTTAATTTTGACAAAAGGTGAAGATCATAAAGTAGATTATGTTCAATTAAGAAAATAA